Below is a genomic region from Bacillus mycoides.
ACGCAATGGGTAAAACAGAAGTTCCTGCCAATCCAAAGCGTGTAGTTATTTTAACTAATGAAGGAACTGAAGCTTTACTCGAATTAGGTGTAAAACCAGTTGGGGCTGTAAAGTCTTGGACGGGTGACCCATGGTATCCGCATATTAAGGATAAAATGAAAGATGTAAAAGTTGTTGGCGACGAAGGACAAGTTAACGTTGAAACTATCGCTTCTTTAAAACCAGACTTAATTATCGGTAACAAAATGCGCCACGAAAAAGTGTATGAGCAATTAAAAGCTATTGCACCTACTGTTTTCTCGGAAACATTACGTGGTGAATGGAAAGATAACTTCAAATTTTATGCAAAAGCTTTAAATAAGGAAAAAGAAGGTCAAAAAGTTTTAGCTGATTACGGAAAACGTATGGAAGATTTAAAAGGCAAACTTGGTGATACAGTAAATCAAGAAATTTCTATGGTACGCTTTATGCCTGGTGATGTTCGTATTTATCATGGCGATACATTCTCTGGTGTTATTTTAAAAGAACTTGGATTTAAACGTCCTGGAGATCAAAACAAAGATGATTTCGCAGAACGTAACGTATCTAAAGAGCGTATTTCGGCAATGGATGGCGATGTATTATTCTACTTCACATTCGATAAAGGCAATGAGAAAAAAGGTTCTGAACTAGAAAAAGAATATATAAACGACCCTCTCTTTAAAAACTTAAATGCAGTAAAGAACGGAAAAGCATACAAAGTTGACGACGTTATTTGGAATACAGCTGGCGGTGTAATGGCTGCTAACTTACTACTAGACGACATTGAAAAACGCTTTGTTAAATAATTTCATTGTAACCAGCTCCCTCTTTTATGGAGCTGGTTTTTTCATTTCACTGAAGTGTCACATTATTTCATTTTGTATTTTTATTCCCGATATGTTATATTATAAAAGTAAATATAGTATATTTTCTCTATATCAGAATAAACATTTTAATCTAAATTTTCTGATTTATCACTATTTTACTTTATTTTAGAATTCAATTACTACATTTGAAAACGCTTATTATCTTGTTTTCAGGGAAAAATATAATAACGGTTGAAGAAAAATAGATTTTTTCATAAATTTTCTTGCTATTTCCATATAATTCTATTGACTTCTAAATATTTTGTGAATTAAAATAATTACATAAATATCCGTTATACAGGATTAGGGGGAAACAAAAATGGATACAGCTTTAAAATTAGACAAAGCTGGAGAACAACAATCACCAAAAAAACATCCACCAGGATTATATTTGTTGTTCTTAACAGAAATGTGGGAAAGATTTAGTTATTATGGAATGCGCGGCCTTTTAGTTCTTTATTTAACAACTGCTGCTGTTAGTGGCGGGTTAGGATTTGATAAGGCAGTCGCAGTGCAATTATATGGTACTTTTACAGCGGCAGTATATTTCATGCCAATTATAGGCGGATGGCTAACGGATCATTATATTACAAGACGTCATGCCATTACTCTCGGCGGAATTATTATGGCAATCGGCAACTTTGTACTATTCTCAATGAATACAAAAACAGGACTATTCCTTGGATTAATACTATTAGTTATTGGTAATGGATTCTTCAAACCAAATATTTCTACACTGTTAGGTGAATTGTATGGTGAAAATGATTCACGTCGTGACAGTGCATTTACTATCTTCTATATGGGTATTAACGTAGGTGCTTTCTTCGCTCCACTTATTTGTGGATTTTTAGCAGAAGATTTCTTTAAAACAAGCGCTAATGGCGTTATTGTTATGGGATATAAATACGGATTCTTAGCAGCTTGTATCGGTATGATTATTGGACAAATTGTTTTCAACTTATTAGCTCCTCGTTACCTTGGTAAAGCAGGAACAACAGTTGTCGGTAAAAGATCAAAAAATCAGCCTGTAGTCGAAAAGAAACCTTTAACAAAACAAGAGAAAAATCGTACTTGGGCAATTGTAATTTTAACTTGTTTCGTAGTATTCTTCTGGGCAGGATTTGAACAAGCTGGTAGTTCTCTAACACTTTATACAAATAAATTTGTTGATCGTACAATTTTCGGTTGGGAAGTGCCAACATCTTGGTTCCAATCCGTTAACCCAGCATTCATCGTACTACTTGCACCATTTGTATCTATGCTATGGTTAAAACTTTCTAAAACAAAACGCGGTGATTTAAAAGTGCCAACAAAAATGGCATTTGGTATGATTTTACTAGGTATAGGTTATCTTGTTTTAACATTAGCAGTTCTAAAAACTGGAAGTAGTGAAGCAGATATAACTGTAAAAGCAAATTTATTATTCATCGTTATCACTTATCTCTTCCATACAATTGGTGAGCTATTCTTATCACCAATCGGTCTATCAATGGTAAGTGCAATCGCTCCTGTAAAATTAGCATCATTACTAATGGGGGTATGGTTAGCTGGTACGGGTATGGCTAACTGGTTAGCAGGTAAACTTGCTTCCTTTACACAATCATTAGGATACCTTGAAGTATTTGCAAGTATCGGTATTATCGTTATCATCTTAGGCTTTGTACTTCTTCTCTTCTCTAAAAAAGTTGCAAGTATGATGGAATAACACACAAAAAGACGCTTCTAAAATTAGAAGCGTCTTTTCTATTACATCTCTTCTAAAGCCGTGACATCCACGTGAACGCTCTCTCCTGGGTTGGATACGTCATACACTTGAGCACTACCCTTCTGCTCATCACAGCTCTCAATCCATACGGGGACTCCCTCGTATGTAACATCAATTCTACTTGAAGAAGATAATATCTGTTTCACACGTTTTACATCCATTATATTATTCCTCCTTTGGCTTACAACACTCCTTTCTATCTTTTCATATCCCTTCAGAATATATTCCGTCAATTTAGCACTTCAACCGATAGTTTGTTTCTTTCTAACGCGCTAATATATACGCTCTCAAATCTTCCTATTATTAGATCCTTTCCAAATAAAAAAAGACGTATATTTCACACGTCTTCTTTCCATAATATTCAAAAATTAAGAAAATAATGTTTTTACTACTTCACTTACTTTATCGTTATGAATTTGATAGTACACCTCTAACCCGCGTCTCTCAAAGCGTACTACTTTATTTTGTTTTAATTTCGTTAAATGCTGCGAAACAGTTGATTGCGGAATTTCTAATACCTCTTGTAATTGTGTTACATTACATGTTCCACGCTGCATCAGTTCCATTACTAAACGTAGACGAAGTGGATGAGCTAATGCTCTTAACATCTGTACGTCTTCTTCTGAAATACGACAGTCAAATTGGTTTTGGTTCATAAAATTCCCCTCATTTTCATTTTTTATTTTCTCTTTATTTATTTATATATCTGTTCTTATATTTCCTGTTACGACATAACTTTATCAACCTATAATGCTGAGAAAATTTTCCGACTTTTATCAGCACACAGTTCAAGAAAAAATCCCACCTGATTTTGAATATTATACTATATGATACAA
It encodes:
- a CDS encoding ABC transporter substrate-binding protein; protein product: MNFMQKKSFTVFVFLLAFSLLLSACGKSNNKEESTKEDNKKEMITVEHAMGKTEVPANPKRVVILTNEGTEALLELGVKPVGAVKSWTGDPWYPHIKDKMKDVKVVGDEGQVNVETIASLKPDLIIGNKMRHEKVYEQLKAIAPTVFSETLRGEWKDNFKFYAKALNKEKEGQKVLADYGKRMEDLKGKLGDTVNQEISMVRFMPGDVRIYHGDTFSGVILKELGFKRPGDQNKDDFAERNVSKERISAMDGDVLFYFTFDKGNEKKGSELEKEYINDPLFKNLNAVKNGKAYKVDDVIWNTAGGVMAANLLLDDIEKRFVK
- a CDS encoding peptide MFS transporter; the encoded protein is MDTALKLDKAGEQQSPKKHPPGLYLLFLTEMWERFSYYGMRGLLVLYLTTAAVSGGLGFDKAVAVQLYGTFTAAVYFMPIIGGWLTDHYITRRHAITLGGIIMAIGNFVLFSMNTKTGLFLGLILLVIGNGFFKPNISTLLGELYGENDSRRDSAFTIFYMGINVGAFFAPLICGFLAEDFFKTSANGVIVMGYKYGFLAACIGMIIGQIVFNLLAPRYLGKAGTTVVGKRSKNQPVVEKKPLTKQEKNRTWAIVILTCFVVFFWAGFEQAGSSLTLYTNKFVDRTIFGWEVPTSWFQSVNPAFIVLLAPFVSMLWLKLSKTKRGDLKVPTKMAFGMILLGIGYLVLTLAVLKTGSSEADITVKANLLFIVITYLFHTIGELFLSPIGLSMVSAIAPVKLASLLMGVWLAGTGMANWLAGKLASFTQSLGYLEVFASIGIIVIILGFVLLLFSKKVASMME
- a CDS encoding acid-soluble spore protein H, whose amino-acid sequence is MDVKRVKQILSSSSRIDVTYEGVPVWIESCDEQKGSAQVYDVSNPGESVHVDVTALEEM
- a CDS encoding ArsR/SmtB family transcription factor, with the translated sequence MNQNQFDCRISEEDVQMLRALAHPLRLRLVMELMQRGTCNVTQLQEVLEIPQSTVSQHLTKLKQNKVVRFERRGLEVYYQIHNDKVSEVVKTLFS